A single region of the Lathamus discolor isolate bLatDis1 chromosome 13, bLatDis1.hap1, whole genome shotgun sequence genome encodes:
- the HLF gene encoding hepatic leukemia factor isoform X2: protein MSRPLPLNPTFLPPTYGVLKSLLENPLKLPLAHEDAFGKEKDKEKKLDDDSTSTTVPQSAFLGPTLWDKTLPYDGDTFQLEYMDLEEFLSENGIPPSPNQHEHSPHQSGLQQATSASPSVMDLSSRASTSVHPGMVSQNCMQSPVRPGQILPANRNTPSPIDPETIQVPVGYEPDPADLALSSIPGQEMFDPRKRKFSEEELKPQPMIKKARKVFIPDDLKDDKYWARRRKNNMAAKRSRDARRLKENQIAIRASFLEKENSALRQEVADLRKELGKCKNVLAKYEARHGPL from the exons ATGTCGCGGCCGCTCCCGCTGAACCCCACCTTCCTACCTCCCACCTACGGCGTGCTGAAGTCGCTGCTGGAAAACCCGCTCAAGCTGCCGCTCGCTCACGAAGACG CATTTggtaaagaaaaagacaaggaGAAGAAGTTAGATGATGACAGCACCAGTACCACAGTCCCTCAGTCGGCTTTCTTGGGTCCAACATTATGGGACAAGACACTGCCATATGATGGAGACACTTTCCAGTTGGAATACATGGACCTGGAAGAATTCCTTTCGGAAAATGGCATTCcacccagcccaaaccagcatGAGCATAGCCCGCACCAGTCAGGTCTCCAGCAAGCTACCTCAGCATCACCTTCAGTCATGGACCTCAGCAGCAGGGCTTCTACTTCAGTCCATCCAGGCATGGTGTCGCAGAACTGCATGCAGAGCCCGGTCAGACCAG GTCAGATCTTGCCAGCAAACCGAAACACACCGAGTCCCATTGATCCTGAGACTATCCAAGTTCCTGTTGGCTACGAACCTGATCCTGCAGATCTTGCTCTTTCCAGTATTCCTGGCCAGGAGATGTTTGACCCTCGTAAGCGCAAGTTCTCTGAAGAGGAGCTGAAACCACAGCCGATGATTAAGAAAGCTCGCAAAGTCTTCATTCCGGATGACCTGAAG GATGACAAATACTGGGCAAGGCGCAGAAAGAACAACATGGCCGCGAAGCGATCGCGGGACGCGCGCCGCCTGAAGGAGAACCAGATCGCCATCCGCGCCTCCTTCCTGGAGAAGGAGAACTCGGCTCTGCGCCAGGAGGTGGCCGACCTACGGAAAGAGCTGGGCAAGTGCAAGAACGTCCTTGCAAAGTACGAAGCTCGACACGGGCCCCTGTAA
- the HLF gene encoding hepatic leukemia factor isoform X1 translates to MSRPLPLNPTFLPPTYGVLKSLLENPLKLPLAHEDAFGKEKDKEKKLDDDSTSTTVPQSAFLGPTLWDKTLPYDGDTFQLEYMDLEEFLSENGIPPSPNQHEHSPHQSGLQQATSASPSVMDLSSRASTSVHPGMVSQNCMQSPVRPGQILPANRNTPSPIDPETIQVPVGYEPDPADLALSSIPGQEMFDPRKRKFSEEELKPQPMIKKARKVFIPDDLKQDDKYWARRRKNNMAAKRSRDARRLKENQIAIRASFLEKENSALRQEVADLRKELGKCKNVLAKYEARHGPL, encoded by the exons ATGTCGCGGCCGCTCCCGCTGAACCCCACCTTCCTACCTCCCACCTACGGCGTGCTGAAGTCGCTGCTGGAAAACCCGCTCAAGCTGCCGCTCGCTCACGAAGACG CATTTggtaaagaaaaagacaaggaGAAGAAGTTAGATGATGACAGCACCAGTACCACAGTCCCTCAGTCGGCTTTCTTGGGTCCAACATTATGGGACAAGACACTGCCATATGATGGAGACACTTTCCAGTTGGAATACATGGACCTGGAAGAATTCCTTTCGGAAAATGGCATTCcacccagcccaaaccagcatGAGCATAGCCCGCACCAGTCAGGTCTCCAGCAAGCTACCTCAGCATCACCTTCAGTCATGGACCTCAGCAGCAGGGCTTCTACTTCAGTCCATCCAGGCATGGTGTCGCAGAACTGCATGCAGAGCCCGGTCAGACCAG GTCAGATCTTGCCAGCAAACCGAAACACACCGAGTCCCATTGATCCTGAGACTATCCAAGTTCCTGTTGGCTACGAACCTGATCCTGCAGATCTTGCTCTTTCCAGTATTCCTGGCCAGGAGATGTTTGACCCTCGTAAGCGCAAGTTCTCTGAAGAGGAGCTGAAACCACAGCCGATGATTAAGAAAGCTCGCAAAGTCTTCATTCCGGATGACCTGAAG CAGGATGACAAATACTGGGCAAGGCGCAGAAAGAACAACATGGCCGCGAAGCGATCGCGGGACGCGCGCCGCCTGAAGGAGAACCAGATCGCCATCCGCGCCTCCTTCCTGGAGAAGGAGAACTCGGCTCTGCGCCAGGAGGTGGCCGACCTACGGAAAGAGCTGGGCAAGTGCAAGAACGTCCTTGCAAAGTACGAAGCTCGACACGGGCCCCTGTAA